The following are encoded together in the Oncorhynchus masou masou isolate Uvic2021 chromosome 5, UVic_Omas_1.1, whole genome shotgun sequence genome:
- the LOC135536186 gene encoding putative RNA-binding protein Luc7-like 2 isoform X1 has product MSAQAQMRAMLDQLMGTSRDGDTMRQRIKFTDERVCKSHLLDSCPHDILSGTRMDLGECVKVHDLALRADFEIASKQQEYFFELDAAEHLQSFIGDCDRRTDLAKKRLAETQDEISAEVAAKAERVHELNEEIGKLLARAEQLGGEGNVEEAQEVLEKVEKTRAMKKEAEDVYRNSMPASSFQQQKLRVCEVCSAYLGLHDNDRRLADHFGGKLHLGFIEIREKLDRLRKAVMDKQEGLRLRRREEREKEEERAKEWELEREREREKEREKERERETERVRERERERERGERDRRRTRSRSSERYREGGSSSSHRSRRHRSSRPREEGGGERDRERERKHRHKDGHRSRSHSHRNKRKRSSRDRSSHTRDREPRSPSGRSPSGRSPSQERWRESEGEGPPRSREQDDGPEPMTREDRERSTSPEMMARGRERERSLSLERDRRSSSDGERESGEI; this is encoded by the exons ATGTCGGCTCAAGCGCAAATGCGAGCGATGTTGGACCAGTTGATGGGGACAAGTAGAGATG GGGACACCATGCGCCAGAGAATCAAATTTACAGATGAGCGGGTCTGCAAGAGTCATTTGCTGGACTCCTGTCCTCACGACATTCTCTCCGGCACT AGAATGGACCTGGGAGAGTGTGTGAAGGTCCACGACCTGGCCCTCAGGGCTGACTTCGAGATCGCATCCAAGCAACAGGAGTACTTCTTTGAGCTTGAT GCTGCTGAGCACCTTCAGTCGTTCATCGGTGACTGTGACCGCAGGACTGACCTAGCAAAAAAGAGACTGGCTGAGACGCAGGATGAGATCAGCGCTGAGGTTGCCGCCAAG GCTGAGCGGGTCCACGAGCTGAACGAGGAGATCGGTAAGCTGCTGGCTCGGGCAGAGCAGCTGGGGGGCGAGGGCAATGTGGAAGAGGCACAGGAAGTCCTGGAGAAGGTGGAGAAGACTCGCGCAATGAAGAAGGAGGCAGAG GACGTATACAGGAACTCGATGCCGGCGTCCAGCTTCCAGCAGCAGAAGCTTCGAGTGTGCGAGGTGTGCTCCGCCTACCTTGGTCTCCATGACAATGACCGCCGCCTGGCTGACCACTTCGGAGGCAAACTGCATCTGGGATTCATTGAGATCCGGGAGAAGCTGGACAGGCTACGG AAAGCCGTTATGGATAAGCAAGAAGGATTGCGTCTGAGAAGAAGGGAGGAGCgtgaaaaggaggaagagagagcaaaGGAGTGGGAGCTGGAGCGAGAAcgggagagggaaaaggagagggaaaaggagagggagcGCGAAACTGAACGTgtacgggagagggagagagaaagagagaggggggagagagatcgcCGGAG GACAAGATCAAGAAGCAGTGAAcgatacagggagggaggcagctcATCCTCCCATCGCTCGAGACGACACCGCTCCTCTCGTCCccgggaggagggaggaggagagcgggaCAGGGAAAGGGAGCGTAAGCATAGACACAAAGATGGGCATCGCTCGCGCTCACACTCTCACAGGAACAAGAGGAAGAG GTCTTCCAGGGACAGATCCTCACACACCCGAGACAGAGAACCCCGCTCTCCATCTGGGCGTTCACCCTCAGGGCGCTCCCCTTcccaggagagatggagggagagtgaaggagagggacCACCCCGCTCCCGAGAGCAAGACGACGGGCCTGAGCCCATGACGAGGGAAGACCGGGAGAGATCCACCTCTCCAGAGATGATggccagggggagagaaagagagagatctcTGTCACTAGAGAGGGATAGACGTTCCAGCTCAGATGGGGAGAGGGAGTCGGGGGAGATATGA
- the LOC135536186 gene encoding putative RNA-binding protein Luc7-like 2 isoform X2 — MIYMGIRTQRDTMRQRIKFTDERVCKSHLLDSCPHDILSGTRMDLGECVKVHDLALRADFEIASKQQEYFFELDAAEHLQSFIGDCDRRTDLAKKRLAETQDEISAEVAAKAERVHELNEEIGKLLARAEQLGGEGNVEEAQEVLEKVEKTRAMKKEAEDVYRNSMPASSFQQQKLRVCEVCSAYLGLHDNDRRLADHFGGKLHLGFIEIREKLDRLRKAVMDKQEGLRLRRREEREKEEERAKEWELEREREREKEREKERERETERVRERERERERGERDRRRTRSRSSERYREGGSSSSHRSRRHRSSRPREEGGGERDRERERKHRHKDGHRSRSHSHRNKRKRSSRDRSSHTRDREPRSPSGRSPSGRSPSQERWRESEGEGPPRSREQDDGPEPMTREDRERSTSPEMMARGRERERSLSLERDRRSSSDGERESGEI, encoded by the exons ATGATCTACATGGGCATCCGCACCCAGC GGGACACCATGCGCCAGAGAATCAAATTTACAGATGAGCGGGTCTGCAAGAGTCATTTGCTGGACTCCTGTCCTCACGACATTCTCTCCGGCACT AGAATGGACCTGGGAGAGTGTGTGAAGGTCCACGACCTGGCCCTCAGGGCTGACTTCGAGATCGCATCCAAGCAACAGGAGTACTTCTTTGAGCTTGAT GCTGCTGAGCACCTTCAGTCGTTCATCGGTGACTGTGACCGCAGGACTGACCTAGCAAAAAAGAGACTGGCTGAGACGCAGGATGAGATCAGCGCTGAGGTTGCCGCCAAG GCTGAGCGGGTCCACGAGCTGAACGAGGAGATCGGTAAGCTGCTGGCTCGGGCAGAGCAGCTGGGGGGCGAGGGCAATGTGGAAGAGGCACAGGAAGTCCTGGAGAAGGTGGAGAAGACTCGCGCAATGAAGAAGGAGGCAGAG GACGTATACAGGAACTCGATGCCGGCGTCCAGCTTCCAGCAGCAGAAGCTTCGAGTGTGCGAGGTGTGCTCCGCCTACCTTGGTCTCCATGACAATGACCGCCGCCTGGCTGACCACTTCGGAGGCAAACTGCATCTGGGATTCATTGAGATCCGGGAGAAGCTGGACAGGCTACGG AAAGCCGTTATGGATAAGCAAGAAGGATTGCGTCTGAGAAGAAGGGAGGAGCgtgaaaaggaggaagagagagcaaaGGAGTGGGAGCTGGAGCGAGAAcgggagagggaaaaggagagggaaaaggagagggagcGCGAAACTGAACGTgtacgggagagggagagagaaagagagaggggggagagagatcgcCGGAG GACAAGATCAAGAAGCAGTGAAcgatacagggagggaggcagctcATCCTCCCATCGCTCGAGACGACACCGCTCCTCTCGTCCccgggaggagggaggaggagagcgggaCAGGGAAAGGGAGCGTAAGCATAGACACAAAGATGGGCATCGCTCGCGCTCACACTCTCACAGGAACAAGAGGAAGAG GTCTTCCAGGGACAGATCCTCACACACCCGAGACAGAGAACCCCGCTCTCCATCTGGGCGTTCACCCTCAGGGCGCTCCCCTTcccaggagagatggagggagagtgaaggagagggacCACCCCGCTCCCGAGAGCAAGACGACGGGCCTGAGCCCATGACGAGGGAAGACCGGGAGAGATCCACCTCTCCAGAGATGATggccagggggagagaaagagagagatctcTGTCACTAGAGAGGGATAGACGTTCCAGCTCAGATGGGGAGAGGGAGTCGGGGGAGATATGA